The DNA segment GGCGGTCATCACCGTGGAAAACGGCTACATGCACGCCAGCCTGCCTGCAGGCTGGACGCGCCTCAAGGGCGCGCGCATCACCACCGACATGGTGACCGTGACGGGGACCGAGAACTTCCTGATGGCTGCAGCGCTGGCCGACGGCGAGACCGTGCTGGAAAACGCTGCCATGGAGCCTGAAATCCCCGATCTGGCCGAGATGCTGATCAAGATGGGCGCCAAGATCACCGGCCACGGCACCAGCCGCATCGTGATCCAGGGGGTGGAGCGGCTGCACGGCTGCACCCATGACGTGGTGGCGGACCGCATCGAGGCAGGAACCTTCCTGTGCGCGGTGGCTGCCACCGGCGGCGAGGCTTTGCTGCACCATGCACGCGCCGACCACCTGGGCGCCGTGATCGACAAGCTCAAGGATGCGGGCGTGACCGTGGAGTCCGTGGCGGGCGGCCTGAAGGTCAGCTCCAACGGCAAGCTCAAGGCCCAGAGCTTCCGCACCACCGAATACCCCGGCTTTCCCACCGATATGCAGGCGCAGTTCATGGCGCTGAACCTGGTGGGCGAGGGAGGCAGCGTGGTGACCGAGACGATCTTTGAAAACCGTTTCATGCACGTCAACGAGATGCGCCGTCTGGGTGCGCAGATCTCCACCGATGGCCGTGTGGCTTCCATCGAAGGCGGCAAGCGCCTGACCGGCGCCGCCGTGATGGCCACCGACCTGCGTGCATCGGCCAGCCTGGTGATTGCCGGCCTGGTGGCCGAGGGCGAGACCCTGGTGGACCGTATTTATCACCTGGACCGTGGCTACGACCGCATGGAAGAGAAGCTGCGGGGCCTGGGTGCAGATATCGAAAGAGTGTCGGAATGACGATCGCAACCCCTGTGACGATTGCCCTGTCCAAGGGCCGTATCTTTGAAGAAACCGTGCCCCTGCTGGCGGCTGCCGGCATCGCGGTGACGGAAGACGTGGAAAAGTCGCGCAAGCTGATCTTCGACACCAACCAGCCCCATGTGCGCGTGGTGCTGGTGCGTGCGTCGGACGTGCCGGTGTATGTGCAGTACGGGGGCGCCGATCTGGGCGTGTCCGGACTGGATTCGCTGATCGAGCATGGCGGCCAGGGCCTTTACCAGCCGCTGGACCTGCAGATTGCCCGCTGCCGCGTGAGCGTGGCCGTGCGCAATGGTTTCGACTATGCGCATGCCGTCAAGCAAGGTGCGCGCCTGCGCATTGCGACCAAGTATCCCGAGATCGCACGCCATTTCTTCGCCAAGAAGGGGGTGCACGTGGACATGGTCAAGCTCTACGGTTCCATGGAACTGGCGCCGCTGACCGGCATGGCCGATGCCATCGTCGACCTGGTGTCCACCGGCAACACCCTCAAGGCCAATGACCTGGTCGA comes from the Comamonas terrigena NBRC 13299 genome and includes:
- the murA gene encoding UDP-N-acetylglucosamine 1-carboxyvinyltransferase, with amino-acid sequence MDKLKIRGGRSLKGEVLISGAKNAALPEMCAALLTAEPVHLHNVPRLHDVATMRKLLANMGVQTETHGERGGMSFVAPDSLTPEAPYELVKTMRASVLALGPLLARFGRAKVSLPGGCAIGSRPVDQHIKGLQAMGAVITVENGYMHASLPAGWTRLKGARITTDMVTVTGTENFLMAAALADGETVLENAAMEPEIPDLAEMLIKMGAKITGHGTSRIVIQGVERLHGCTHDVVADRIEAGTFLCAVAATGGEALLHHARADHLGAVIDKLKDAGVTVESVAGGLKVSSNGKLKAQSFRTTEYPGFPTDMQAQFMALNLVGEGGSVVTETIFENRFMHVNEMRRLGAQISTDGRVASIEGGKRLTGAAVMATDLRASASLVIAGLVAEGETLVDRIYHLDRGYDRMEEKLRGLGADIERVSE
- the hisG gene encoding ATP phosphoribosyltransferase, whose product is MTIATPVTIALSKGRIFEETVPLLAAAGIAVTEDVEKSRKLIFDTNQPHVRVVLVRASDVPVYVQYGGADLGVSGLDSLIEHGGQGLYQPLDLQIARCRVSVAVRNGFDYAHAVKQGARLRIATKYPEIARHFFAKKGVHVDMVKLYGSMELAPLTGMADAIVDLVSTGNTLKANDLVEVEPIMDISSRLVVNQASLKLKQAPLRHIIDAFAQAVAAKNN